Genomic segment of Juglans microcarpa x Juglans regia isolate MS1-56 chromosome 7S, Jm3101_v1.0, whole genome shotgun sequence:
caatttcctTGTAGATATCGAACCAACCCAATCACGAggcatataattatatatagcttACAACTTCTTCACCAAGAGATCTACTCCATTTTCAGGTTCTATGACCATCCTAATAGTAGGTGCATGTTTGTACTTTggggagagggagaaagagaagttGGAGAGAAGTAGTGCTATCAGTATCTTGAGTTCGACCATGGCCAAGTGCTGCCCAACACACACCCGGGGCCCGAATCCAAATGGCATGTACAAGTGCGGATGACTGCAAGCACCCTTAATTCCATTTGCAAATCTAGCTGGATTGAACTTTAAGGCGTCCGGTCCCCATATTTCTGGATCAGTATGTGATGTCGACAACACTGTCCAAATGTTGACAccctttgggatattaatgtCCCCCAATTTCATGTCCTTCAAGGCCTCCCTAGACATTATAGGGACAGGTGGATAAAGACGCAACGATTCATGTATCACCATCGTTAGCTGCATATCCAAATTGATCAATTATGTGCTTCGAAATGCATTCTTTACTCTTTGTGCTTAAAGATTCAGACACGGTTTGCACACAGAGTAATTATTAGGTACTCTCGTAATACATACATGTGgtatttatatcatatcataggaTATCAAGTcgattaaaatttagataattacCTGTTTCATCTTACGAAGCATATCAGCATCGGGTGTGCCACCAGGGCAGATGTCGAGAACCTCAGCACGGACACGGTCTTGCCATTCTTGATTTGAAGCTAAGAGCATGAGGCACCATGTGGCAGAAACTGCAGTGGTCTCATACCCAGCCAAGTATATGTTCTTGCAGTTGTCAATAATGAAATGTTCCGTAGCCTCATGGGTGAGGTCACTGTTCTTAGCGCCCTCAAGAACCATCTGTAGAAAATCCTTCTCATGATCAGAGGCTTTCCGTCTCTCCTTGACTACCTCTAGTATTAAATTGCGGACTTCCTTCTGTAACCTCCATCCTTCCCTATTGCTTCTCGTGGGAAGGTATCTGTAACATGCAAAGTGGATATGTCTAAGTTGTTGCTTGAAATGGCTCTGTTGCTTTAAAGTTGAGAACCatcctctctttttttgtttggataaaaaaaaaaaaaaaaaaaaaaaaaaaactcatgaaaGAATGCTCGCACCTTAAGCCAGGTATCCCAGTGGCAAAACCTGTCAGGGACATGACCCCCAGTAGAGCTCTTAGTTTTAGGAAAATCTTTTCCCCTTGGGCATAGTTGCTGCCAAAACAGGCTCTTGAGATCACATCACCAGAGAAACTTCTCAGGTCATCGTCGATGTGTATGTCTGTCGTTCCACCCTCAGTCTCAATCCTACTCTTCCATGAGTTTAGCAGTGGGATGGTCGACTCGATAATTAAGTTTATCATTCTCTACATGGGTTttagaaataaagaaattttataaaattaaatttataaactaatacgacttatattatgataaatttattttataagaaaaaattattttcaatttaatattttatattaaatagcgtcaatttataaacttttttttataatatattttttatagatcaATTACTTCTCGTATCAATTACCTACAAATTACGGAGGCAAccaatattatttaatgtttgcTAAAAGAAATAATCATACCTTGACCTTCTCCATGTAAAACTCGGGCGCAAGGATTTTGCTCTGCCTGGACCATAGAGCCCCATTTGAAGTGACAATGCCCTGACCAAGCAAAGGACCAAACTCTTTTTGCTGCTCCGATGGTTTCCCAAAGTCCAAGGATGTGTATGTGGttatctctctcaaaatgcTAGGTTcgtttatgaatatttttggtgAGTTTCCCAGAGAAAACAGAAATACATCACCTGTTTAAACATAAAACATACACAAATAAAAGAGCAAGCTTACTTTTGCATGTTTGGCAACCTTAAGTTAGACAATTCacaatgtttgttttttttttttttttaattttaatttcatcttcgatgatttttttttaaaaaaatatttaccatAAACTTTCTGATCTATCCAAACCTACTAAtctcatttttcacaaaaactcataaaatttaatttcaaactttGTCATCTTTACTTTTCAACGATCAATCTTCTTTCATAACATATCAAACTGATCAGATTTTGAGGTAAATATATAGGATATATATTGCAAGGTGATGGAGACACACCATATTGTTTCCTCCATTGCTCAATGAATGGAAAGATGAGAGCAGCATAGTTGTGGGAGACGGAGATTTCTCCGGCAGGAGCCTTAACTGTGGTGGAGAGGGCCTTCTTTATCTCCCAAATATTTCCGAGTAGCAAAGTCGGCGGTGGTCCGGTGATGCCTTGCTTTCTCATTGCAGATCGAAGCCTGTCAGGCTTCAGCACCAACGCATTATACAGGCGTACCAACAGTCCGGCAAAAGCAAGAAATGCAACGGCAATGAATATCTTTGCTGCATCAAACTTGAGCTCCTCCATGGCCGTAGCTAGTCTTCTTTGCATGTCTTTCACCGTTCACGTAGAAATGAGCTTGGTTCATGACTTGGGTTGTTTCCTCATACGTACAAATTAATATACTGAGTTTGGCTAGACATTTTGGTCAAACTTGaacaataatttcatatattctttttgttttccttgaGGGTAGTTGGAAGGAATTATTgtattagattttggattgatttatCTGTTTCATTCTTTAAACTAAGTGAAAATAGACAGTTTAATTTGAATAATGGTGGTGCATCTACTTAATTCGTCCACTCACTCTACATATATAAGATTAAATGCGCGCAACAATATCTATATGATGTGTCTGTTCTTTCTCTAAAAAGAAATAGATCATTCAATTCCATACAAATAGCTAGCAATATGTGAATTCTATTATGAAACAATCTACCAATAATAGTTTGGTCTCCCACGTAATTTTCTTGGCTCACTTTTCAAATAGTGGCCCACCTTACCAAAGAGTTGAATTTTTGGTTTGTCTATATTTTAATGTTAGTCTAGTTTTCAATGCTAACAACTTAGGTCATTTCATGACTTATGTGAGATAGATACTTAATTAATTGGAGTTGGAGTATAGCTATAA
This window contains:
- the LOC121240409 gene encoding cytochrome P450 714C2-like — encoded protein: MEELKFDAAKIFIAVAFLAFAGLLVRLYNALVLKPDRLRSAMRKQGITGPPPTLLLGNIWEIKKALSTTVKAPAGEISVSHNYAALIFPFIEQWRKQYGDVFLFSLGNSPKIFINEPSILREITTYTSLDFGKPSEQQKEFGPLLGQGIVTSNGALWSRQSKILAPEFYMEKVKRMINLIIESTIPLLNSWKSRIETEGGTTDIHIDDDLRSFSGDVISRACFGSNYAQGEKIFLKLRALLGVMSLTGFATGIPGLRYLPTRSNREGWRLQKEVRNLILEVVKERRKASDHEKDFLQMVLEGAKNSDLTHEATEHFIIDNCKNIYLAGYETTAVSATWCLMLLASNQEWQDRVRAEVLDICPGGTPDADMLRKMKQLTMVIHESLRLYPPVPIMSREALKDMKLGDINIPKGVNIWTVLSTSHTDPEIWGPDALKFNPARFANGIKGACSHPHLYMPFGFGPRVCVGQHLAMVELKILIALLLSNFSFSLSPKYKHAPTIRMVIEPENGVDLLVKKL